The Juglans microcarpa x Juglans regia isolate MS1-56 chromosome 8S, Jm3101_v1.0, whole genome shotgun sequence genome has a window encoding:
- the LOC121244789 gene encoding protein ROOT INITIATION DEFECTIVE 3-like — protein sequence MEVVVASSSVDAGIGSWDLATGAELLRYKSCASPPHGLVCVGQRFLASSQLRDPSASSGSVLFWSWSKPQVEVKSFPAEPIKPLAANCEGTYIVGGGLSGDIYLWEVASGRQLRKWHAHYRAVTCLVFSDDDSLLISGSEDGSVRVWSLFMMFDDIRQQEASHLYEHNFSEHTLRVTDIVTGYGGCNAIIVSASEDRTCKVWSLSKGKLLRSIVFPSIIDAITLDPGEHVFYAGSRDGKIYIAAINAESTSKSSYGLHIIRSLSNHSKAVTCLVYCANGNLLISGSEDGIVRLWDAKTHNIVRMFKHAKGPVNNILIVRQELCFNSRPISQASSRRRGSLLPPALEKYSNPMDEDADVKAIFDLHSTCWKSVNSSYLSSHVIDNQIKELQQQGSSAAAEMEMKRLKLDFSRSMQTVQQWKKMYENLHQFCVNELLDDDQVRIFNGNST from the exons ATGGAGGTAGTGGTGGCTTCGTCTTCGGTTGACGCCGGCATCGGAAGCTGGGACCTAGCAACCGGCGCGGAGCTACTCAGATACAAATCTTGCGCCTCTCCGCCTCACGGTCTCGTCTGCGTCGGCCAACGATTCCTCGCTTCCTCTCAACTCCGCGACCCCTCAGCCTCCTCTGGCTCCGTCCTTTTCTGGTCCTGGTCCAAG CCTCAAGTAGAAGTTAAGAGCTTTCCAGCAGAACCGATTAAGCCGCTCGCTGCTAACTGTGAAGGCACTTATATTGTCGGTGGAGGTTTATCTGGAGATATTTACTTGTGGGAG GTTGCAAGTGGTAGGCAGCTTAGAAAATGGCATGCACATTATAGGGCTGTTACTTGCTTGGTATTTTCGGATGATGACTCGCTGCTAATTTCTGGTTCAGAAGATGGATCCGTTAGAGTTTGGTCCCTTTTCAT GATGTTTGATGATATTAGACAGCAGGAAGCTAGTCATCTATATGAGCACAATTTTTCAGAGCACACTTTGCGTGTAACTGATATTGTCACAGGATATGGAGGATGCAATGCCATTATAGTGTCAGCTTCTGAGGATCGAACCTGTAAG GTCTGGAGCTTATCAAAAGGGAAATTGTTAAGAAGTATTGTTTTCCCTTCAATAATTGATGCAATTACTCTTGACCCTGGTGAACATGTCTTCTATGCTGGCAGTAGGGACGGCAAGATATACATTGCTGCAATTAATGCTGAAAGCACCTCTAAGAGCAGTTATGGGCTGCATATCATTAGATCATTATCAAATCACAG CAAGGCTGTCACTTGTTTAGTATATTGTGCAAATGGAAATCTTTTAATTTCTGGATCGGAGGATGGTATTGTACGCCTTTGGGATGCTAAAACTCACAACATTGTTCGCATGTTCAAACATGCTAAAG GTCCTGTGAACAATATTCTTATTGTCAGACAAGAACTCTGCTTTAATTCTCGGCCAATTTCACAAGCTTCCTCAAGAAGGCGCGGGTCATTATTACCACCTGctcttgaaaaatattcaaatccaaTGGATGAAGATGCAGATGTCAAGGCTATTTTTGATCTCCACTCAACTTGCTGGAAATCAGTTAACTCTTCGTACTTAAGTTCTCATGTGATCGATAATCAAATCAAAGAACTTCAG CAACAAGGTTCTTCTGCTGCTGCTGAAATGGAGATGAAAAGGCTAAAGCTTGATTTTAGTAGATCTATGCAAACAGTTCAGCAGTGGAAGAAAATGTATGAAAACTTGCATCAATTCTGTGTCAATGAGCTTTTGGATGATGATCAAGTGAGAATCTTTAATGGAAACTCTACCTGA